One window of Syngnathus acus chromosome 16, fSynAcu1.2, whole genome shotgun sequence genomic DNA carries:
- the cnih4 gene encoding protein cornichon homolog 4 yields MDAAVFILSLIDCCALIFLAVYFIITLSDLECDYINARACCSKLNKWVIPEMVGQCLSTVLMLISTHWFIFFLNLPVAAWDIYRYAKVPMGNMGVFDPTEIHNRGQLKSHMKEAMIKLGYHLLCFFIYLYSMILALIND; encoded by the exons CACTGATTTTCCTGGCCGTCTATTTT ATTATCACCTTGTCTGATCTAGAATGTGACTACATCAATGCCAGAGCATGCTGCTCCAAACTCAACAAA TGGGTAATACCAGAGATGGTTGGCCAGTGTCTGTCCACTGTGCTGATGTTGATCTCCACACATTGGTTCATCTTCTTTCTCAACCTCCCTGTAGCAGCTTGGGACATTTATAG ATACGCAAAGGTCCCGATGGGCAACATGGGCGTGTTTGACCCCACGGAGATCCACAACCGGGGGCAGCTCAAGTCCCACATGAAGGAGGCCATGATCAAACTGGGCTACCACTTGCTTTGcttcttcatttatttgtacag CATGATTTTGGCTCTGATCAACGACTGA